One Lepus europaeus isolate LE1 chromosome 7, mLepTim1.pri, whole genome shotgun sequence DNA segment encodes these proteins:
- the LIPT2 gene encoding putative lipoyltransferase 2, mitochondrial yields MPRPAVRLLWLGRLHYGELLALQERWLRRLQAEPGPQAPSGTEAGALLLCEPAGPVYTAGLRGGLTPEEAARLRALGAEVRATGRGGLATFHGPGQLLCHPLLDLRRLGLRLRIHVAALEACAVRLCELQGLRGARARPPPYTGVWLGERKICAIGVRCGRHITSHGLALNCATDLTWFEHIVPCGLVGTGVTSLSQELQRHVSVEEVMPPFLEAFQETYKCTLISEDSSS; encoded by the exons ATGCCGCGGCCCGCggtccggctgctgtggctgggccgCCTGCACTATGGCGAGCTGCTGGCGCTCCAGgagcgctggctgcggcggctgcAGGCCGAGCCAGGCCCCCAGGCTCCGTCGGGAACGGAGGCGGGCGCGCTCCTGCTCTGCGAGCCCGCGGGGCCCGTGTACACGGCCGGCCTACGCGGCGGCCTGACGCCCGAGGAAGCTGCGCGGCTGCGGGCCCTGGGCGCCGAGGTGCGCGCCACAGGCCGCGGCGGCCTCGCCACCTTCCATGGCCCGGGCCAGCTGCTGTGCCACCCGCTGCTGGACCTGCGGCGCCTCGGCCTGCGCCTGCGCATCCATGTGGCGGCGCTGGAGGCGTGCGCCGTGCGCCTGTGCGAGCTGCAGGGCCTGCGGGGCGCCCGCGCGCGGCCCCCGCCCTACACTGGCGTCTGGCTTGGGGAGCGCAAGATCTGCGCCATCG GAGTCCGCTGTGGAAGGCACATCACATCCCACGGTCTGGCTCTGAACTGCGCTACCGACCTCACGTGGTTTGAGCACATTGTGCCGTGTGGACTGGTTGGCACAGGTGTCACTTCGCTGAGTCAGGAGCTCCAGCGGCACGTCTCTGTGGAGGAAGTGATGCCACCTTTCCTGGAGGCCTTTCAGGAGACCTATAAGTGCACACTGATCTCAGAGGACAGCTCCAGCTGA